In Marivirga salinae, a single window of DNA contains:
- a CDS encoding methyltransferase, protein MELNESYWTSRYKSNQLGWDIGYPSPAITDFMDQIEDKEAKILIPGCGNAYEAAYLWKKGFKNVCLLDFSPIPLQKFAEENPEFPKNQLLEIDFFEVKGDFDFIIEQTFFCALNPELRLKYVEKMVKLLKPDGLLIGLLFNIPLNDDHPPFGGDQKEYEQLFSKYFEIQKMETAYNSIPERQGSELFVKMKLKNQKSNT, encoded by the coding sequence ATGGAGTTAAATGAATCTTACTGGACTAGCAGATATAAAAGTAATCAACTGGGTTGGGATATTGGATATCCATCACCCGCTATCACTGATTTTATGGATCAAATTGAGGATAAAGAGGCAAAAATCTTGATTCCAGGATGTGGAAATGCATATGAAGCAGCCTATTTATGGAAAAAAGGATTTAAGAATGTTTGTTTATTAGATTTTTCTCCAATTCCATTACAGAAATTTGCAGAAGAAAATCCTGAATTCCCCAAAAATCAATTATTAGAGATCGATTTCTTTGAAGTAAAAGGTGATTTCGATTTTATAATAGAACAAACCTTTTTCTGCGCTTTAAATCCTGAATTAAGATTGAAATATGTAGAGAAAATGGTGAAACTCTTGAAACCTGATGGTCTTTTAATAGGATTATTATTCAATATTCCCCTTAATGATGATCATCCACCTTTTGGAGGAGATCAGAAGGAATATGAGCAATTATTTTCTAAATATTTCGAAATACAAAAGATGGAAACAGCTTATAATTCTATTCCTGAAAGGCAGGGGAGTGAGCTTTTTGTGAAAATGAAGCTAAAGAATCAAAAATCCAATACATAA
- a CDS encoding O-methyltransferase: protein MNFFLLKEYLRYFHLKTDEHSLHSPFFYNFYLNIVKNKSISKEWTSIENNRKDLLRDDTEFKIVDLGAGSKVDKSQFRKVKSIAKNSLSSPKFSQFLFHLIDDNKFEKILELGTSLGTNTSYLAKANPSANIFTFEADPNALKIAKEVNAKHKNILYHEGDIANLLPKMLQNSNSKIDLVYADANHTYEASIDYFNIILPYLATESIYIMDDIHWSAGMKKAWEDLKLRKEVSSSIDLFDAGLLFFNPDFEKQHYVLDF, encoded by the coding sequence TTGAATTTCTTTTTACTTAAAGAATACCTTCGATATTTCCATCTAAAGACTGACGAACACTCACTCCACTCCCCTTTTTTCTATAATTTTTATCTGAATATTGTTAAGAATAAATCCATATCAAAGGAATGGACAAGCATAGAAAATAACAGAAAGGATTTATTAAGAGATGACACTGAATTTAAAATAGTTGATTTGGGTGCAGGTTCAAAAGTAGATAAATCTCAGTTTAGAAAAGTAAAGTCTATTGCAAAAAATAGCTTGTCAAGTCCTAAATTTTCACAGTTCCTGTTCCACTTAATCGATGATAATAAATTTGAAAAAATACTAGAATTAGGCACTAGTTTAGGGACTAATACTTCTTATTTAGCTAAAGCAAATCCTTCCGCTAACATTTTCACCTTTGAGGCGGATCCAAATGCTTTGAAGATTGCAAAAGAAGTCAACGCAAAACATAAAAACATACTTTATCATGAAGGAGATATTGCCAACTTACTTCCTAAAATGCTTCAAAACTCAAATTCAAAAATCGATTTAGTCTATGCTGATGCTAATCATACTTATGAAGCCAGTATTGACTATTTCAACATCATTCTACCCTATTTGGCTACTGAATCTATTTATATTATGGATGATATCCATTGGTCGGCTGGCATGAAAAAAGCTTGGGAAGATTTAAAGTTAAGAAAAGAAGTTAGTTCTAGTATCGATTTATTTGATGCCGGCTTGCTATTCTTCAATCCCGATTTTGAGAAGCAGCATTATGTATTGGATTTTTGA
- the apaG gene encoding Co2+/Mg2+ efflux protein ApaG, protein MVQSITKGIHVTVETEFQPEYSSPVQFHYVFTYKVEIENKGDQTVQLLRRQWFIHDAGFEIKEVEGEGVIGQQPILEPGQKHTYVSGCNLKSPYGKMHGSYQMERMLDGQLIEVRIPEFNMIVPYKLN, encoded by the coding sequence ATGGTTCAGTCAATCACAAAAGGCATACACGTTACCGTTGAAACGGAATTCCAACCGGAATACAGCAGTCCGGTTCAATTTCACTATGTATTTACATATAAAGTGGAGATTGAAAATAAAGGCGACCAAACTGTACAATTGCTCCGAAGACAATGGTTTATTCATGATGCTGGCTTTGAAATAAAAGAAGTAGAAGGTGAAGGCGTAATTGGTCAGCAACCTATATTAGAGCCAGGTCAAAAACACACATACGTTTCAGGATGTAATTTAAAATCACCTTACGGGAAAATGCATGGCTCCTATCAAATGGAAAGAATGTTAGATGGACAATTAATTGAAGTAAGAATTCCTGAATTTAATATGATTGTACCCTATAAACTCAACTAA
- the ung gene encoding uracil-DNA glycosylase has protein sequence MEVRIEKSWKEKLSSEFEQDYFRELASFVKTEFQNKTIYPPANEIFKAFDACPFEEVKVVILGQDPYHGEGQANGLCFSVHPGVPMPPSLVNIFKERKVDLGKSMPPNGDLTSWATQGVLLLNATLTVAAKSPGSHQKKGWEEFTDAAIQKLSDEKEDLVFILWGAYAQKKGAVINRNKHYVIESPHPSPFAAHRGFFGSKPFSRCNEFLISKNKEPIEW, from the coding sequence ATGGAAGTTAGAATTGAAAAAAGCTGGAAGGAAAAACTCTCAAGTGAATTTGAGCAAGATTATTTTCGTGAATTAGCAAGTTTTGTTAAAACTGAATTTCAAAATAAAACCATATATCCTCCGGCTAACGAAATATTTAAAGCTTTCGATGCTTGTCCTTTTGAAGAGGTGAAAGTAGTGATCTTAGGTCAAGACCCTTATCATGGAGAGGGACAAGCCAATGGTTTGTGCTTTTCAGTACATCCTGGTGTTCCCATGCCTCCATCTTTAGTCAATATTTTTAAAGAACGAAAAGTAGATTTAGGAAAATCCATGCCTCCTAACGGAGATTTGACATCTTGGGCTACACAAGGCGTACTCTTATTGAATGCAACATTGACAGTGGCTGCTAAATCTCCAGGATCTCATCAAAAAAAAGGATGGGAAGAGTTTACTGATGCTGCCATCCAGAAGCTTTCAGATGAAAAAGAGGATTTAGTATTCATTTTATGGGGAGCATATGCTCAGAAAAAAGGTGCTGTAATAAACCGAAATAAACATTATGTAATTGAATCACCTCATCCATCTCCCTTTGCAGCACATCGTGGCTTCTTTGGTTCTAAACCTTTTAGTAGATGTAATGAGTTTTTGATATCTAAAAATAAAGAACCGATTGAATGGTAG
- a CDS encoding leucine-rich repeat domain-containing protein has translation MKKFLFLITLMMAVCHISKAQKSYKFYNKQDSIDFHHYRIIMTEAYEWKAWNGLLKRVLVDSSYQDSENYIDYDSAYTLQKQISKFEYYIREQNESYTKIEQLNRTNQFDTITHVSFEGRDLKRLPVFKLLKCKNLKEIELVNTSVKKIPWLLNWSLFGLDSLETIRIYNHAPNKQIKFKRNTNIEELVYRDSPYSPLPKNFHKLKNVKEIDFARNDFRANSKFHLEKLQNLEHLNLSRNNIDLSNLAEDTVNNLKYIVLSFNNLTTIPKEIGLLKDLVDLQFAENDIQSDLIHPALGSLKKLKVISFYKNDLDSLPPFIFDLKNLTELDLYFNEIEILPNEIGNLKDLEKLYVAHNRFFSIPESIGELKFLKEFYLHHNRISYLPESISNLKLITDFHIHNNYFQGFPEFILNFKNLEDLDISYNEIHKFPPEMLKLNQLKYLWMRGITFEASGKEEAEELKNTLETLQKNGVKISIEMDQKISP, from the coding sequence ATGAAAAAATTTCTTTTTTTAATAACATTAATGATGGCAGTTTGCCACATTTCAAAAGCGCAAAAATCATATAAATTTTATAATAAACAAGACTCAATTGATTTTCATCATTATAGAATAATAATGACTGAAGCCTATGAATGGAAAGCTTGGAATGGACTTTTAAAAAGAGTTTTAGTAGATAGTAGTTATCAGGATTCCGAAAATTACATTGATTATGATTCCGCTTATACTTTACAAAAACAAATTTCAAAATTTGAATATTACATCCGTGAACAAAATGAAAGTTATACTAAAATAGAACAACTAAATAGAACAAATCAATTTGACACCATAACTCATGTTTCATTTGAAGGTAGAGATTTAAAAAGACTCCCTGTTTTTAAATTATTGAAATGTAAAAATCTTAAGGAAATTGAATTAGTGAATACATCGGTTAAAAAAATTCCATGGCTACTAAATTGGTCACTCTTTGGATTAGATAGTTTGGAAACCATTAGGATTTATAACCACGCTCCAAATAAACAAATCAAATTTAAAAGGAATACTAATATTGAAGAATTAGTCTACAGGGATAGCCCTTACTCTCCTCTACCCAAAAATTTCCATAAACTTAAAAACGTAAAAGAAATTGATTTTGCTAGAAATGACTTTCGAGCAAATAGTAAATTTCATCTAGAGAAGCTTCAAAATTTAGAGCATCTTAATCTATCAAGGAACAATATTGACCTAAGCAATTTAGCTGAGGATACTGTCAACAATTTAAAATATATAGTCCTATCTTTTAATAACTTAACTACTATTCCTAAAGAAATTGGCTTATTAAAAGATTTAGTCGATTTACAATTTGCAGAAAATGACATTCAAAGTGATTTGATCCACCCAGCTTTAGGAAGTCTAAAAAAGTTGAAAGTAATTTCATTTTACAAAAATGATTTAGACAGCTTACCTCCATTTATTTTTGATTTGAAAAATTTAACAGAACTAGATCTATATTTTAATGAAATTGAAATACTCCCTAATGAAATAGGTAATCTTAAAGATTTGGAAAAATTATATGTGGCACATAACCGATTCTTCAGCATACCTGAAAGTATAGGAGAATTGAAATTCTTGAAGGAATTTTACTTGCATCATAACCGCATTTCTTATTTACCTGAAAGCATTTCCAATTTAAAACTTATTACTGATTTCCATATCCATAACAACTACTTTCAAGGTTTCCCAGAATTCATTTTAAACTTTAAGAATCTAGAAGATTTGGATATCTCTTATAATGAAATCCATAAATTCCCACCAGAAATGTTAAAACTCAATCAATTAAAATACCTATGGATGCGAGGGATAACATTTGAAGCATCAGGAAAAGAGGAAGCTGAGGAATTGAAAAACACCTTAGAAACTTTGCAAAAAAATGGTGTTAAAATTAGTATAGAAATGGATCAAAAGATAAGTCCATAA
- the gyrB gene encoding DNA topoisomerase (ATP-hydrolyzing) subunit B produces the protein MSTEKDNKNKEYSAGNITVLEGLEAVRKRPAMYIGDVGVKGLHHMIWEVVDNSIDEAMAGHCTTITVELNEDNSVTVMDDGRGIPVDIHEKEGRSALEVVMTVLHAGGKFDKDSYKVSGGLHGVGVSCVNALSTMLRATVYSRDGKIYEQEYSEGFPKAPVKPVGETDITGTKIQFKPDETIFIESVYKYETVASRLRELAYLNAGIKIKLQDHRDKDEEGNSKEENFFSEGGLLEFVEYLDVSREKLIPQPIYMEGEKNGVPVQVALNYNTSYSENVVSYVNNINTIEGGTHVSGFRRALTRTLKSYADKSGLLEKQKIEITGDDFREGLTAIISVKVAEPQFEGQTKTKLGNSDVMGAVESCVSETLQYFLEENPKAAKTIVQKVILAAQARNAAKKAREMVQRKNVMSGSGLPGKLADCSEKDPSICEIYLVEGDSAGGSAKQGRDRNFQAILPLKGKILNVEKAQEHKIYDNDEIKNILTALGVRFGTEDDEKALNLEKLRYHKIVIMTDADVDGSHIRTLILTLFFRYMRELIDKGYVYIAQPPLYLIKRGKTERYVFTEDERVQVVKEISPDGTEGAVHLQRYKGLGEMNPEQLWSTTMDPQTRKMKQVSVESAAEADHLFSMLMGDEVPPRRDFIEKNAKYAKIDI, from the coding sequence ATGAGTACAGAAAAAGATAACAAGAACAAAGAATATTCAGCGGGTAATATTACCGTTTTAGAAGGCTTAGAAGCAGTTAGGAAAAGACCAGCCATGTATATTGGCGATGTTGGGGTTAAAGGACTTCACCATATGATTTGGGAAGTAGTGGATAACTCCATAGATGAAGCGATGGCAGGGCATTGTACCACCATAACTGTAGAGTTGAATGAAGATAATTCAGTTACCGTAATGGATGATGGTCGTGGTATCCCAGTTGATATTCATGAAAAGGAAGGTCGTTCGGCATTAGAAGTTGTAATGACGGTACTTCACGCTGGTGGTAAATTCGATAAAGATTCTTATAAAGTATCTGGTGGTCTTCACGGTGTAGGTGTTTCCTGTGTAAACGCCTTATCTACTATGCTAAGGGCTACTGTTTACAGTCGGGATGGTAAAATATACGAACAGGAATATTCTGAAGGTTTTCCTAAGGCACCTGTTAAACCAGTAGGTGAAACGGATATAACAGGAACTAAAATCCAGTTTAAGCCTGATGAAACTATATTCATTGAGTCTGTATATAAATATGAAACTGTTGCTTCTCGTTTGAGAGAATTAGCTTATTTGAATGCTGGAATTAAGATAAAATTACAAGATCATAGAGATAAAGACGAAGAAGGCAATTCTAAAGAAGAAAATTTCTTCTCTGAAGGTGGTCTATTAGAATTCGTAGAGTATTTGGATGTGAGCCGTGAAAAATTAATTCCTCAGCCTATTTATATGGAAGGGGAAAAGAATGGTGTTCCTGTTCAAGTGGCTTTAAATTATAATACTTCCTATAGCGAAAATGTTGTTTCTTATGTGAATAACATTAATACTATTGAAGGAGGTACTCATGTTTCTGGTTTTAGAAGAGCTTTAACTAGAACTCTTAAAAGTTATGCTGATAAATCAGGGCTTTTAGAAAAACAAAAAATTGAAATAACCGGGGATGATTTTCGTGAAGGATTAACAGCTATTATTTCTGTAAAAGTAGCTGAGCCTCAATTTGAAGGACAGACTAAAACCAAATTAGGTAATTCAGATGTGATGGGCGCAGTAGAAAGCTGTGTATCTGAAACCTTGCAATATTTCTTAGAAGAAAATCCTAAGGCAGCTAAAACCATTGTTCAAAAAGTAATCTTAGCAGCACAGGCAAGAAATGCAGCTAAGAAAGCCCGTGAGATGGTGCAAAGAAAGAATGTGATGTCTGGGTCCGGATTGCCCGGTAAACTGGCGGATTGCTCTGAAAAAGATCCCTCTATTTGTGAAATATACTTAGTAGAGGGAGATTCAGCAGGTGGTTCAGCGAAACAAGGACGTGACCGTAATTTTCAAGCTATTCTACCATTGAAAGGTAAAATTTTGAATGTGGAAAAAGCGCAAGAGCATAAGATTTACGATAATGACGAGATTAAAAATATCTTAACTGCATTAGGTGTTCGTTTTGGAACGGAGGATGATGAAAAAGCCCTTAACCTTGAAAAATTAAGATATCATAAAATAGTGATCATGACCGATGCTGATGTGGATGGGTCCCACATACGTACACTTATCTTGACATTATTCTTCCGATATATGCGTGAATTGATCGATAAGGGATATGTATATATTGCTCAGCCACCTTTATATTTAATTAAAAGAGGGAAAACCGAGCGCTATGTATTTACTGAAGATGAAAGAGTGCAAGTAGTAAAAGAAATTTCTCCGGATGGAACTGAAGGAGCTGTTCATTTGCAACGATATAAAGGTTTGGGTGAAATGAATCCTGAGCAATTGTGGAGCACAACAATGGATCCACAGACTAGAAAAATGAAGCAAGTATCAGTGGAATCTGCCGCTGAAGCCGATCACTTATTTAGTATGTTAATGGGAGATGAAGTACCACCAAGAAGGGATTTCATTGAGAAAAATGCAAAATATGCTAAAATAGATATTTAA
- a CDS encoding pyridoxal phosphate-dependent aminotransferase, translating to MIETANRIKSVEEYYFSKKLQEVRSLDSPDFPVINLGIGSPDLAPHPTVIQALNDAAIKPDVHAYQSYRGIPELRTAIAGYYAQYFDVKLSAENEILPLVGSKEGIMHITQAFVNPGDRVLVPNPGYPTYGAVANLVQANIKYYNLREENNWQLDINLIEKLELDKVKLFWLNSPHMPTGVQYSKETLQKLVALAKKHQFLIVNDNPYSMILNKDYQSILSIEGASEVAIELNSLSKSHNMAGWRLGWCMGKTEFIDAILKVKSNMDSGMFKPLQIAAFKALKLGDDWFESLNTVYKERRVLAEKIINKLGCSFDENQQGLFLWAKLPANISSSEELVDHLLHEYRVFLSPGFIFGTQGQGYIRISLCANENQFKTALDRFQNYQP from the coding sequence ATGATTGAAACAGCCAATAGAATTAAGAGTGTTGAGGAATATTATTTCAGTAAGAAATTACAAGAAGTAAGAAGTTTGGATAGTCCAGACTTCCCTGTGATTAATTTAGGAATAGGAAGTCCTGATTTGGCGCCACATCCTACTGTGATTCAGGCTCTGAATGATGCAGCAATTAAGCCAGATGTGCATGCTTACCAATCCTACAGAGGGATTCCTGAATTGAGAACTGCCATAGCAGGTTATTATGCTCAGTATTTTGATGTAAAATTAAGTGCTGAGAATGAAATATTACCCTTAGTGGGTTCTAAGGAAGGGATAATGCATATCACGCAGGCATTTGTTAATCCTGGTGATAGAGTATTGGTTCCTAATCCTGGATATCCAACTTATGGCGCTGTGGCAAATTTGGTTCAAGCAAACATAAAATATTATAATCTAAGAGAAGAAAATAATTGGCAATTAGATATCAATTTAATTGAAAAACTGGAGTTGGATAAAGTGAAATTATTTTGGCTGAATTCGCCCCACATGCCAACAGGAGTTCAATATTCTAAGGAAACACTTCAGAAATTAGTTGCTTTAGCTAAAAAGCACCAATTCTTAATAGTGAATGATAATCCCTATTCCATGATTTTGAATAAAGATTATCAAAGTATTTTGTCAATAGAGGGAGCTTCTGAAGTTGCTATCGAGCTAAATTCCTTAAGTAAATCCCATAATATGGCAGGTTGGAGATTAGGATGGTGCATGGGTAAAACTGAATTTATTGATGCCATTTTGAAAGTGAAAAGCAATATGGACAGTGGGATGTTCAAACCATTGCAAATAGCAGCATTCAAAGCCTTAAAATTAGGAGATGATTGGTTTGAAAGCTTAAATACAGTCTATAAAGAAAGAAGGGTTTTAGCTGAAAAGATTATAAATAAACTAGGCTGTTCCTTTGATGAAAATCAGCAAGGATTATTTTTATGGGCAAAATTACCAGCCAATATTTCTTCCTCTGAGGAACTGGTTGACCATTTACTTCATGAATATCGAGTTTTTCTAAGTCCAGGATTTATATTTGGAACACAAGGTCAAGGGTATATTAGAATTTCATTATGTGCTAATGAAAATCAATTTAAGACTGCATTAGATCGCTTTCAAAATTATCAACCATGA
- a CDS encoding prephenate dehydrogenase yields MNSIINSLSVFGLGLIGGSFALAIKNKFPEIKVYGVDQNLEHARKALELNIIDEIKSADDNEVLQSDLIILAIPVSAIHDILPQLLSDVSEKTVIIDAGSTKGSICQNISKHPNREQFVAAHPIAGTEYSGPEAAFPKLFEDKKNIICEFDLSSEKAQKYANWFFETVGMNNIFMDAEDHDKHLAYVSHLSHISSFMLGLTVLNIEKDEENILNLAGSGFASTVRLAKSSPDMWAPIFQQNKSHLSKALDEYILQLQVFKENLEEGNSEELKAIMLKANQIRKVLS; encoded by the coding sequence ATGAATAGTATTATTAATAGCCTTAGTGTATTTGGTTTAGGTTTAATAGGAGGGAGTTTTGCTTTAGCCATTAAGAATAAGTTTCCAGAAATTAAGGTTTATGGAGTGGATCAAAATCTAGAACATGCACGAAAGGCTTTGGAATTAAATATTATTGATGAAATCAAATCGGCTGATGATAATGAGGTATTGCAATCTGATTTAATAATTCTGGCTATTCCAGTGAGCGCAATACATGATATTCTACCTCAACTTTTATCTGATGTTTCTGAAAAGACTGTAATTATAGATGCTGGCTCAACCAAAGGCAGTATTTGTCAAAATATAAGTAAACATCCGAATAGAGAACAATTTGTAGCAGCGCACCCAATAGCTGGAACGGAATATTCAGGACCGGAAGCTGCTTTTCCTAAGTTATTTGAGGATAAGAAGAATATTATATGTGAGTTTGATTTAAGTAGTGAAAAAGCCCAAAAATATGCTAATTGGTTTTTTGAAACTGTAGGGATGAATAACATTTTTATGGATGCTGAAGACCATGATAAACATTTGGCTTACGTATCTCATCTTTCGCATATAAGTTCATTTATGCTGGGACTAACAGTATTGAACATCGAAAAGGATGAAGAGAATATTCTTAATTTGGCAGGAAGTGGATTTGCTAGTACGGTACGTTTAGCCAAAAGCTCTCCTGATATGTGGGCGCCAATATTCCAGCAGAACAAATCACATCTAAGCAAAGCATTAGATGAATATATTCTTCAATTACAGGTTTTTAAAGAGAATTTAGAAGAAGGAAATTCAGAAGAATTGAAAGCAATAATGCTTAAGGCAAATCAAATTAGGAAAGTGCTTAGTTGA